Below is a genomic region from Pleuronectes platessa chromosome 2, fPlePla1.1, whole genome shotgun sequence.
TGTTTCTATGTGTGGCTCATGTCAAATTAGAGCAGCTGCACTCTTTAGACGACTCCGGCATGTGAACTCCCCACATTGTTTCACTTCTAATCTGCTTTTGATTAGATATATTTCCTCTATTACAATATAATCTTAATTACCTCAGAGCAAAGTCACAATACATCAACAGCACACTGTTACGTCGACATTACTGGCTGATATAACACAACATGTCCCATCCCACAAAACTACACTGATGACCCAACTGGTCATACAAGAGGAATGAAATGACCATGTATTcaattagttttggtttcatatttcatatcttTACATGTTATCAACAAATAAATACTGATTATAAAACAtgatcatttgtatttttacatgaaaaagcttttgatttgattgaaatatacaaACATTTAATCTGCTCATATAGCATCTCGTCACCTTGGAGCACAGAGGCGCTGCAACTGACAATACTGATATAAACTTTGCAGAGAAAGAAGCACACAGGTCAACGTACCTCATTTGTGTGGCATAGTTTTCCAGGCGCAAGCTTTTGTAGCGTCAGAGGCCCCTGAAGGAACCAAACAATACACGGTGCTCGCACATTAAACTCCTCAAACTGAGGAGGAACAAAACCAACTACAAACCACTGTGGATCTCCACTttgcacaaaacaaaaccaaattgaACTTGATAGGATTCAGATTTAGTCACAATGCTGATATTCTGTAACAGGAATTCACAGACTCACAGTGTGGACATTTTTCTGAGGTTCTAAGTAACAGGGTGCTGACGTACGGCTTACATGTAATTAACACAGGCGTTCGATGCATTTGTAAACAATTGCAAAAGTCAGAGCGTGGGTGTTTGGGAGCTGGAGGCTATATTTGTTTTAAGTCCTAATAAGACTGTAAAGAAGGGCCAGACATATTAAATGTCAACTTTTATTATAACTGAATCACACCACAAGAGAAAACCTCCCAGGCGTCATCTTTCTTTGGTGAAAGCAAAACAGCATAATGGACGATAATGGATCCCAAATTAGCTTCAACTAAACACTCGGGCCGCTTTGCTCAAGAGATGTTTGAGAAAAATGTCACTGTGGTTGATGGAATAACTGACTTAACTGAGTCTTAGCGGATGGAGATTGTGGTCCCGTAAAAATACTTCCTGCTGTGCATTCATTCCTATTTTTAATATATACGTCTCCTATAGAATCTCCATATGCAGTATTTATATTATTCCTCCGAGTTGAACCGCTGTGCACAAAGCAGCACGTGTGAAAATGCAGGGTGAAAAACCCACTGGCTGGTTTTCGGTCAGGAATTTAAATTTTAATCTGGGCTTTAATTTAATCTTGGTTCTTGTGTGATGTAGGATAAGATGGCACCTGTTGTGACGATGAGTTGGGGAAGCCATCTGATACCACTCTTCTTCGTCAAGCTCAGTGACCTTAACAGGAGGGGCTGCTCCTCTGTGGTGGGCAGAGATTTCAGTATAAAAGAGGCTCTCCCAGGCTCCACAGAAGCTCTGGACTGATAGGCTGTTAGACAAGGTGAGTCGCCTATCCCACTTCATCACTGCTCTCTGCTTTAAATCAAGTAGTTATTTTTCTGTTGCTAATTTgaatttgatttttcttttagtATCCACCCAGCAACAGCAGCTCTTGACCATTTAAGGgtaaaataaagtaattttttatgatataattttaaatgatttatctcTAGTtgcaaacaaagaaaatcattTTGAATATCACTTTTTTTAACTGTATGTTGCAGAGCCACCATGAGTGGGGACCAGGAATTGTCCTGTTTTGGGCCGGCGTGCATTTACCTCCGCAAACCCGAAAGGGAGAGGATAGAGGCTCAGAACACGCCCTTCGATGCTAAAACTGCATTTTTCGTGACTGAGCCTGCTGAGATGTACTTGAAGGGGAAACTGGTGAAGAAGGAGGGAGGCAAAGCCACAGTGGAGATTAAGGGTGGGAAGGTAGGTGGATTTCAGGATACAAGTTAAACTAATGACTCCATAGTGTCGCCCCTTTATTTCATAATGATGCTGAACACTGTCAGTACCAAagtccctctgtgtctgtgcagactCTCACTGTAAAGGAGGATGACATCTTCCCCATGAACCCTCCGAAGTATGATAAGATCGAGGACATGGCCATGATGACCCACCTCAGTGAGCCTTCGGTGCTGTATAACCTCAAAGAGCGTTACGCAGCGTGGATGATCTACGTAAGAGCAGTTTGAACATCAAAGAATAACTTGTTGTCCTGTGATTGCGGTGATTTTAACCAGAGACCTCATCCGTCCACTGTATATGGAGATGTTGGTTTGTTCAAGACTTTGGATGATGAGGTTGAATGGTTTGCTTTCTGATGACTCTTCCATTTGCACAATGGGACATCTTCTACCCCTGcatcccaaaaaaaacaaccccgaacatttgcatataaataaagattaatttGCAGATGAATCATTCTTTAACTTTTCACACTGTAACAGACCTACTCCGGGCTGTTCTGCGTCACTGTGAATCCCTACAAGTGGCTCCCAGTGTATGACTCAGTGGTTGTATCAGGatacagaggaaagaagaggattGAGGCTCCACCCCACATCTTCTCCATCTCTGATAACGCCTATCAGTTCATGCTCCAAGGTATTTATCCCTTTCTAAGCACCTCTGTGTCCTTGACAGTTATACACACTCTGATAATGTTTGGGTGTCACTGGTAAAAGTTAAGTTTGTCGTATAGTAGAACTGGGGACTGCTGTGATCTAAAAATATAACAGTCTTACTGTTTTATTCTCTCAACAGATCGTGAGAATCAGTCTATCCTGATTACGTAAGTCAACACTGAAGAGAGCAAACTTCCAACTAATTGTATCTGTTTTGCTAATATCTGACGTATACTTTGTTAGTATACGTCAGATATAATACATgctgtatacatttttttattcattgtaTTATAGTGGAGAATCCGGTGCAGGAAAGACCGTCAACACCAAACGTGTCATCCAGTACTTTGCGACAATCGCAGTGGCTGGAGGAAAGAAGGATGGCAATATTTCTGGAAAAATGCAGGTAGGTAAAGAAGCGATATACTGAACACGTGAATGATGTAGAAAGTTAAtacaagaaaatacaaaaaaatgccCAATTTTTAGGGGTCACTGGAGGATCAAATCATCGCAGCGAACCCCCTGCTGGAGGCTTATGGAAATGCCAAAACTGTGAGGAATGACAACTCATCCCGCTTCGTAAGTTTTACTTTACAGAATCCTGCTACCTTAGAAAAGAGTCTGCTCTTAAAATCTTTCCCTTTCTGATGTTGTATTTTAAGGTAGGACAGTTTGAGATTGAAAAGAATGTGAAGATAGAACATAAACATCATGAATATAGCCTGTTTAGCAGTGTCACTTCTATGCCCTCACTACTGACTTCCTTCTTCTGTAGGGTAAATTCATCAGAATCCATTTTAGCACAACTGGAAAGTTGGCTTCAGCTGATATCGAAACATGTAAGTTTCCAGCCGATGGTTACACCCAAGGTTTTGTTAAAGGACAAACTTTAAACCTTCTTGTTGCTTCGTCTCTTCAGATCTGCTGGAGAAGTCTCGAGTGACGTTCCAGCTGTCTGCTGAGAGGAGCTACCACATCTTCTACCAGCTCATGACGGGTCACAAACCTGAGCTCATAGGTGAGTAACTTAaccatatattatatcatttcAGAGAATTAATATATGCTATAAATGGTTCACAGTTATATATACACAGGTATATTTAAATACTATGAATGTGTTTCAGAGGCTCTCCTCATCACCACCAACCCGTTTGACTACCCCATGGTCAGTCAGGGTGAAATCACTGTGAAGAGCATCGATGACATTGAAGAATTCATCGCCACTGATGTGAGTCGACGcattgaatcagaatcagagaATCCAAAAGCTTAGAAGTTACACTCAaacctttttgtctttttctgcaGACTGCCATCGACATTCTGGGCTTCACCGCAGAGGAGAAGTTGGGCATTTTCAAGCTGACTGGAGCTGTGATGCATCACGGGAACATGAAATTCAAGCAGAAGCAGCGTGAAGAGCAGGCTGAGCCAGACGGCAATGAAGGTAAATAATGGTTTAAATCtcttaaatcattttttatttccacaagAAACTGTTCCCTGTGTTCCATTCAATCAGAGATCCAGTTTAACATATACAGTCAGGTTTGTATATCctctattttttatatatatttattgtatattgaTGCTGGATTctcctggagcagctggaggatttGAACATCTGAGCTATAACCTGCTGAGCTCTCTGCCCAGCAGTACAGTACAGGATGAAGATGTGTTggggttttttttattgtagaaTGTCACATAACTTAGTAATGTGGTTATTCTTTGTGGTTTCTGCTTTTAACAGAGGGGGATAAAATCGGTTACCTTATGGGCCTGAATTCTGCTGAAATGCTCAAGGCCTTGTGTTACCCAAGAGTCAAGGTTGGCAATGAAATGGTGGTTAAAGGACAAACTGTGCCACAGGTAATTAAGATAAAGATATCAATTGTTGACTTTTGTATCAGACATAAATGCattaattaaaatcaaaatacCACATGTCTTGCACAACAAGAACTCCAACTCTTTCATTCTTTAGGTGCATAATTCCGTCATGGCTCTCTCCAAGTCTGTCTATGAGAAAATGTTCTTGTGGATGGTCGTCAGAATCAATGAGATGCTGGACACCAAGCAGCCAAGAAACTCTTTCATCGGCGTCCTGGACATTGCAGGGTTTGAGATCTTTGATGTAAGTAAAACTCCACGTTGAACTTTATAATGTATAGTGAACCAGCTCAGTGAAAGTTTGGTCCTGTTTCTTCTCCCTTGTTTCCAGTACAACAGCTTGGAGCAGCTGTGCATCAACTTCACCAATGAAAAACTGCAACAGTTTTTCAACCACCACATGTTTGTCCTGGAGCAAGAAGAGTACAAGAAAGAGGGAATTGAATGGGAGTTCATTGACTTTGGTATGGATCTGGCCGCCTGCATTGAACTTATTGAGAAGGTGAGGAACCTGCTTTATGTTCACAAATATAGAAAACTGTCAGAAGGTTTTTGTTTCAAATATTAATTTCTTCATTACAGCCAATGGGCATCTTCTCCATCCTTGAAGAGGAGTGCATGTTCCCCAAGGCGTCAGACATAACCTTCAAGAACAAACTGTACGACCAGCATCTTGGTAAAAGCGCCCCCTTCCAGAAACCAAAACCTGCCAAAGGCAAAGCTGAGGCCCACTTCTCTCTGATGCACTATGCTGGCAATGTCGATTACAACATCACTGGCTGGTTGGACAAGAACAAAGACCCCCTGAACGACTCAGTGGTTCAGCTCTACCAGAAGTCTTCAGTCAAACTGCTGGCTCTACTCTACGTATCACACGGCGCAGATGgtagtacattttttttatattaaagataCTACACGTCAAGTGTGCATTTTACTTGTCATAGATAAAGAATGATGGAAGtgcaaattgaaaataaaactggAAATGCTTTTTGCAGATGCTAAAGGTGGAAAGAAGGGTGGTGGCAAGAAGAAGGGTGGCTCCTTCCAGACAGTGTCAGCTCTCTTCAGGGTAAGTTctcatatttatacatttatgtttTATACTAAATGTTTCAATACTTGCATAAATATTGTGGGATCACCTCACAGGGTTGTTAATAATCAGATATTCTAACTCTAAGATCTACACAAGAAAAATAACTTTTGTACATTGGGGACTTTGTCCACCAAAGAGATATATAATTGTAACAGGACATTTATGGTGTTGTATTGATTAGATTGACATAAGATTGGTGCTTTAGGTTCCATCGCTGGATGGAACAAACTGTGAGAGGAGCAGGCAAAATGAAAaatttcaaaaatatatataaatgatgaATAACCTCTAATGGTACTGATAAGCcccacaaaaaaacatatatttctgttttgATATACGTTAGTTCAGATATATGCTGTAATCGAAGCCTTTGTACATCGAAATGTCAACGTATAACTCATTTGTTCAGCACCCTTACTATGAATGTTCTGTCTGTCACCAGGAGAACTTGGGGAAGCTGATGACCAACTTAAGAAGCACTCACCCACATTTTGTGCGCTGTTTGATCCCCAATGAATCAAAAACACCAGGTAGGTCCTACGACTAACAAAAGGTTTCACGAACACCATTCAGGTCTCAGAACTGCTCAGATGAGACAGGACATATCCACAACTCCATCATTAATTCACCTACTGTGCGATTAGCTCCTCTGTCTGCAGGGTGATGACAGATGGCACATTAAACCAGGATTACTCTCTCACCAGTGTAACTTCATGTCCGTGTCCCTGTTACTGTCTAAGGTCTTATGGAGAACTTCCTGGTCATCCATCAGCTCAGGTGCAACGGTGTGCTGGAAGGAATCAGGATCTGCAGGAAAGGTTTCCCCAGCAGAATCCAATATGGTGACTTCAAACAGAGGTAACAGATACATCATCTTTGCAGACATTGAAAAGTCTTCGTCCTCAAACCAGTgccttttaaatgaataaaatgtatctttGTAGATACAAAGTTCTGAACGCCAGTGTCATCCCTGAGGGTCAGTTTATTGATAACAAGAAGGCCTCAGAGAAACTGTTGGGCTCCATTGATGTTGACCAGTCTCAGTACAAGTTTGGACACACAAAGGTAGAGTATGAAACTGACATTTTTGAAAAGACTATTCAGCAATCATCAATTCCTGACAAATAAATGTACGAAATTGAATTCCGCAATTGTGGACCTTCAGGTGTTCTTCAAAGCTGGTCTTCTGGGAACTCTAGAGGAAATGAGAGATGAGAAACTGGTGGAGCTGGTCACAATGACTCAGgctctctgcagagcttacCTCATGAGGAAAGAGTTTGTCAAGATGATGGCGAGAAGGTGCGTTCATGACTTTACCTTGGACTCACATTTATTCTTAACTGTGTCCACATTGACTTCTTGCAGACTTTCTTTCACCGTGGTGGATTTGAAGTCCAAATATCTGCATTTGTGTGGCAGGGCCTGAATGAGTGAAAGCCTTGAGACTATGAAGGGGGATGGAGATACTGGATGTGGTtgtattgtgcaggtgatgttAGGTGCTCCTGTGAAGGGAAATTGTGAATGCTGTTACTCCTGGACAGGCTTGCTGTTATAGAGTCTGGTATTTGGGGATATGTAGGGTTGCTTGAAAGTTGGTCGCTCCTGGCAAATATTTTATACTTTGCTTAACAAGAGTCTGTGCTGTAGCAGTGGAGGAAAAGTCTGACATCCTAATGAGATCCAGGGAGACGGAGGAGTCTGATCCAGTAGAACTGCAGAAAAACGAAGAAAATTTATAATTTAGACACATTCTCTAACCAAAATCTTTTAGTTTGAAATTTTCTTTACTTGAAATTGAAATACTGAAGTTGAGAAATAAAATGGGTATGATAAgtactttttatattttgatatgTAACATTCAAGACCATTAAGCAATTTAAATTATATACAAAATTTACGTATTACAACTTTCATTTTATGGttagtattttaaataaaagtaatttactGAATTTTTATGGAATGTACACGTGTTTTCTATCGTTTTTATTCCCAGGGAGGCCATTTACTCTGTTCAGTACAACATCCGCTCATTCATGAACGTCAAAACCTGGCCATGGATGAAGCTGTACTTCAGAATCAAGCCTCTGCTGAAGAGtgcagagagtgagaaagagatgGCCCAAATGAAAGAGGACTTTGAAAAGACCAAAGAGGAGCTAGCGAAGGCTCTGGCCAAGAAGAAGGAGCTGGAAGAGAAGATGGTTTcactgctgcaggagaagaatgATCTGCAGCTACAAATTCAGTCTGTACGTTAAATGGATAGAAGAAACGTCCTACTTCTAATATTTTGGTTTTTATAATTAACTTTATATTATTTTGCTGTATATCCATGTAAATATAGGAAGGTGACACCCTCACAGATGCTGAGGAAAGGTGTGAGGTGCTCATTAAATCAAAGATCCAGCTTGAGGCCAAAGTCAAAGAGACGTctgagagactggaggatgaggaggaaatgaATGGTGAGTTGACTGCAaagaagaggaagctggaggacgAATGCTCCGAGCTGAAGAAAGACATTGACGACTTGGAGCTCACGCTGGCCAAGGTGGAAAAGGAGAAACATGCCACTGAGAACAAGGTGATGGTCATAACTTTTGTTTATTAAACAATGAACATTTTAGATGCTGTGTACTTTgatcaaatattaaaaatgtattaaaacccTTTAGGTTAAAAACCTGGTGGAGGAAATGACTTCTCAAGATGAGACCATTGTAAAGTTGTCAAAAGAGAAGAAAGCCCTCCAGGAGGCTCATCAGCAGACCCTGGATGATCTGCAGGCAGAGGAAGACAAAGTCAACACTCTGACAAAGGCTAAAGTGAAGCTGGAGCAGCAAGTGGACGATGTGAGATATAATAACAAACTGGGATTTCAGTcttcatgaaaaataaataagaattaaCACCCCTTCTCGGTTAAAACAGCTTGAAGGTTCTCTGGAGCAAGAAAAGAAGCTTCGTATGGACCTTGAACGAGCCAAAAGGAAGCTTGAGGGAGATCTCAAGCTGGCCCAGGAAACCGTCATGGATCTGGAGAACGACAAGCAGCAGGCTGACgagaaaataaagaagtgaGTGAAATAGCAGTCATGTAAACAGTGAAGTCGTGTTTGACCCAACTAGGTTTGTCTGGAGGTACTGAAGCAATAGTAAAATTCTCCTTTCATCAAAAAGCACAAACTCAGAGTACTTTTTAGATGCTCTTCTACAAATTTAAAGGATACTACTTCATTATGAAAACTGATTATATCAATGTTTTTACGATTAACAGCAAATCATGATCAGAGTCGGTAGAAATCTAATTTCCATGTTGTACaatttgtttaatattttttttcccaatGTTTATGAAATGTTTATCTTCACAGGAAGGACTTTGAAACAAGCCAGCTTCTGAGCAAGATTGAGGATGAACAATCACTTTCTGTTCAGCTTCAGAAGAAGATTAAAGAACTTCAGGTTGACACAGTTTTTCAATAGCTTCTAACACTGACTGCACTGACGTCAGATGGCCCAGATGTGTTTGACTTGTGGAAAGGATATTAGAATGTGGTTGTgttcatctgtgtttttgaaaatATTAGGCTCGTattgaggagctggaggaggagatcgaGGCTGAGAGAGCTGCTCGGGCCAAGGTGGAGAAGCAGAGGTCTGATCTCTCCAGGGAACTTGAAGAGATCAGCGAGAGGCTGGAAGAGGCCGGAGGAGCAACGTCTGTTCAGATCGATATGAACAAGAAGCGCGAGGCCGAGTTCCTGAAGCTGCGTCGTGATCTCGAAGAGTCCACCCTACAGCACGAGGCCACGGCTGCAGCTCTGCGCAAGAAGCAGGCTGACAGCACGGCGGAGCTGGGAGAGCAGATCGATAACCTCCAGAGAGTCAAACAGAagctggagaaagagaaaagtgaaTTCAAGATGGAGATCGACgacctcagcagcaacatggaaTCGATTGCCAAATCTAAAGTAAAATTGAcaaattttttatgttttgttttgataaaaacaatcagcgcaaattctgttttaTAACCAGTAGAATCAGTGTGACCCTGGTTGGCTTCACCATGTATTGTTGATTTGTGTCTGCAGGGCAACTTGGAGAAAATGTGCCGTTCTCTTGAGGATCAACTAAGTGAATTAAAGACCAGGGATGAAGAACACATGCGTCAGTTAAATGATGTGAATGTTCAGAAATCACGGCTTTTGACTGAAAACGGTGAGTGCGACGTCTGGGATTAAAGTTAAATAACAGACATGCAACGATTCAGAAAACACTGATGCATAGTGTAACACATATCTCTTTACGATGCTGAACAAATTAATTCTGCTTGACTCCAATCAGGTGAAGTTGGACGTCAGTTGGAGGAAAAGGAATCTCTCGTTTCTCAGTTTACGAGAGGCAAACAGGCTTATATTCATCAGATTGAGGAGCTCAAAAGGCACCTTGAGGAAGAAGTTAAGGTAGCTACTGCACACTAccacacagatttattttttattaaggcAAGATGTAAAGATCAATGCTGtaaatttgttttgtcattattAGGCCAAGAACGCCCTGGCTCATGCTGTGCAGTCATCCCGTCATGACTGCGACCTCCTCAGAGAGCAgtatgaagaggagcaggaggccaaGTGTGAGCTGCAGCGAGGGATGTCCAAGGCCAACAGCGAGGTGGCTCAGTGGAGAAGCAAATACGAGACTGATGCCATTCAGCGcactgaggagctggaggagtccAAGTAATGGACAGTCCTGAAGTCACACTTGTTCCCACATGTATCCACAAGTTTTCATAAACCCATTAACCATCTATTCTTACAGGAAAAAGCTTGCTCAGCGTCTTCAGGATGCGGAGGAATGCATCGAGGCTGTGAATGCTAAATGTGCCTCTCtggaaaagacaaaacagagaCTGCACGCTGAGGTGGAGGACCTGATGATCGATGTGGAGAGAGCCAACGCTCTGGCTTCTACACTCgacaagaagcagaggaacttTGACAAGGTTAGACTGTTTTCAGTGTGTAAACATCCTTAATTTATGCAGTGACAAAAACACTCACCTGTTTCTTCTGCTGTCAGGTTCTTGCAGAGTGGAAGCAGAAGTATGAGGAGAGCCAGGCGGAGCTGGAGGGATCTCTGAAGGAGGCTCGTGCTTTGAGCACCGAGATATTCAAGATGAAAAACTCCTACGAAGAAGCTCTGGATCACCTGGAGACTCTGAAGAGGGAGAACAAGAACCTGCAACGTAAGATGATGAATTTTGTCTGCTTGTAAATGGCCGGCTTTGGCTTAGAAGGTAGAGCGTCTCATCCACAAACCAGAAGGTCTGTGATTAGATTCCTCGGCTCCTCCATTCTATGTCCATAATACTTTAGGTGTGCCCAGAGTGTGAGTAATGTGTGAAtagtaaaactgtactgtgaaACGCTTTGAGTAGGCATCAAAACTAGATTAATGCTATATTAATAAAGATCATTAACCATTGATGATAtagtttgaaaatgtgaaaaattataattaataattataactTGAAACATCTTAAGTAGTAAGGGAACAAACTGTAGTAAGTGGAAATTGAAGGGAAAGTCAATCATTTTGTTAAAATGAGGTTTAccaattgaaaaaaaatactcaaattACAACATTAAACTTTATGGACAAATTAAAAGTCATAATATCGATATTtctgattttttatttgtattcctttCAACAGAGGAAATCACTGATTTGTCTGAATGTCTCGGTGAATCCGGAAAAACTATTCATGAACTGGAAAAGGGTAAAAAGTTAGCAGAGTCTGAAAAAGCAGAAATCCAAACTGctctggaggaggcagaggtaaATAACAtgatataaaaaacacagagaagaaaaccAAGTAATTTACAAACTTCATGATCAACAAGTTGCAGCCAAAATGCAGTACCTACATTCTGTAAACTCTCATATTTAACTCTACAGGCTACCCTGGAGCACGAAGAATCCAAGATCATGCGTGTCCAGCTGGAGCTCACCCAGGTGAAAAATGAAATTGACAGGAAACTTGCTGAGAAGGACGAGGAGATCGAGCAGATCAAGAGGAACAGCCAGCGAGTGATGGAGACCATGCAGAGCACGCTGGATGCTGAGATCAGGAGCAGGAACGATGCCATGAGGgtcaagaagaagatggagggagaccTGAATGAGATGGAGGTTCAGCTGAGCCATGCCAACCGCCAGGCAGCTGAAGCCCAGAAACAGCTGAGAAACGTGCAGGGGCAGCTCAAGGTATGGTGGAGGGTCAAAGAAGACTGTAAGTGAAGCTCACTTTATTTCACCTGcattgtaaatgtgtttttatgatttatttaggATGCACTACTGCACCTTGATGAAGCGATCAGAGGCCATGACGAAATGAAGGAGCAGGTGGCCATGGTGGAGCGCAGGAACAACCTGATGCTGGCTGAGATCGAGGAGCTCAGAGTTGCActggagcagacagacaggagccGTAAAGTGGCTGAACAGGAGCTGATTGATGCCAGCGAGCGCGTGGGACTGCTGCACTCTCAGGTAATAATTGTGTTTCACAGGTACAgctaaaatgtttttgtttgccaATATTAAGAAAACTGAACTCTACCCACTGTGGATGTTTCCTTTTAGAACACGAATCTCATTAACACTAAAAGGAAGCTGGAGGCCGACCTGGTCCAGGTCCAGGGTGAAGTGGAGGATTCTGTTCAAGAAGCAAGAAATGCTGAAGAAAAGGCCAAGAAGGCCATCACTGATGTGAGCTCTGTTCTAATATTCAGTTACTAATTCATTCAAAACCCAGGTGCTTATACATTTACACATGCTATGTGCTTCAGACATTCCAGTGGTTAATATGGAGCAGCGGGTTCTGAATTAAAAACAGTTAAATGAAACAATGATTTCTGAATTAAGTAGAATGTATCAGGTTTGTTAGGGAAAACCGTCCCATCGATAATATTTTAGGAGATGTTTCAACAGTACAGAAAATTATACATGCATTCTACCTGTTGTCAGCAAGGATTAGTTCCAAAACCATAGAAGCAGTGAGCTTGAAGGTATTGTTGTTAGGCTGCTACAAGCTTTTTTTAGGAAGTTGGTATCTACAGTTTACAAGCTGATATCACTGATTTCGTTGTATTAGGCCTCATTGTTCCTGATCATTGTTCTCATTGGCCGTTTCTCAATCAGGCGGCCATGATGGCTGAAGAGTTGAAGAAGGAGCAGGACACCAGCTCTCATttggagaggatgaagaagaacctGGAGGTGACAGTGAAGGACCTGCAGCACCGTCTTGACGAGGCCGAGAATCTGGCCCTGAAGGGCGGCAAGAAGCAGCTCCAGAAATTAGAGGCCAGGGTAAGTGCCACGTAAAAAgggcttgtttgtttttctgctctgaATCACTGAGTTTTGAAAAGAAGTTACACCGCTGACATTCAGTCTTTACAGTCACCTCTGAGGAAGGATCCGGAACATGTTGCCCTTTTTATACATGGGAATAAGGTTTATTCTACAAGGTTGTGAACATTTCCAAAAAACTGAAAGTCAGCACCATCTGTTCATTTATACTGGAAGATTCCTCATCTTGTTTTTTACTCAAGGAGCTCACTACAGTTGCATAGTGACATTTCTGTTTGTATATTGATGAAATCTGGAAATCTTGTTTTTCAAGGTGCGAGAGCTGGAGTCTGAAGTGGAGGCGGAGCAAAGGCGTGGAGCTGAAGCAGTGAAAGGCGTCCGCAAATATGAGCGCAGGGTGA
It encodes:
- the LOC128454259 gene encoding myosin heavy chain, fast skeletal muscle isoform X1, producing MSGDQELSCFGPACIYLRKPERERIEAQNTPFDAKTAFFVTEPAEMYLKGKLVKKEGGKATVEIKGGKTLTVKEDDIFPMNPPKYDKIEDMAMMTHLSEPSVLYNLKERYAAWMIYTYSGLFCVTVNPYKWLPVYDSVVVSGYRGKKRIEAPPHIFSISDNAYQFMLQDRENQSILITGESGAGKTVNTKRVIQYFATIAVAGGKKDGNISGKMQGSLEDQIIAANPLLEAYGNAKTVRNDNSSRFGKFIRIHFSTTGKLASADIETYLLEKSRVTFQLSAERSYHIFYQLMTGHKPELIEALLITTNPFDYPMVSQGEITVKSIDDIEEFIATDTAIDILGFTAEEKLGIFKLTGAVMHHGNMKFKQKQREEQAEPDGNEEGDKIGYLMGLNSAEMLKALCYPRVKVGNEMVVKGQTVPQVHNSVMALSKSVYEKMFLWMVVRINEMLDTKQPRNSFIGVLDIAGFEIFDYNSLEQLCINFTNEKLQQFFNHHMFVLEQEEYKKEGIEWEFIDFGMDLAACIELIEKPMGIFSILEEECMFPKASDITFKNKLYDQHLGKSAPFQKPKPAKGKAEAHFSLMHYAGNVDYNITGWLDKNKDPLNDSVVQLYQKSSVKLLALLYVSHGADDAKGGKKGGGKKKGGSFQTVSALFRENLGKLMTNLRSTHPHFVRCLIPNESKTPGLMENFLVIHQLRCNGVLEGIRICRKGFPSRIQYGDFKQRYKVLNASVIPEGQFIDNKKASEKLLGSIDVDQSQYKFGHTKVFFKAGLLGTLEEMRDEKLVELVTMTQALCRAYLMRKEFVKMMARREAIYSVQYNIRSFMNVKTWPWMKLYFRIKPLLKSAESEKEMAQMKEDFEKTKEELAKALAKKKELEEKMVSLLQEKNDLQLQIQSEGDTLTDAEERCEVLIKSKIQLEAKVKETSERLEDEEEMNGELTAKKRKLEDECSELKKDIDDLELTLAKVEKEKHATENKVKNLVEEMTSQDETIVKLSKEKKALQEAHQQTLDDLQAEEDKVNTLTKAKVKLEQQVDDLEGSLEQEKKLRMDLERAKRKLEGDLKLAQETVMDLENDKQQADEKIKKKDFETSQLLSKIEDEQSLSVQLQKKIKELQARIEELEEEIEAERAARAKVEKQRSDLSRELEEISERLEEAGGATSVQIDMNKKREAEFLKLRRDLEESTLQHEATAAALRKKQADSTAELGEQIDNLQRVKQKLEKEKSEFKMEIDDLSSNMESIAKSKGNLEKMCRSLEDQLSELKTRDEEHMRQLNDVNVQKSRLLTENGEVGRQLEEKESLVSQFTRGKQAYIHQIEELKRHLEEEVKAKNALAHAVQSSRHDCDLLREQYEEEQEAKCELQRGMSKANSEVAQWRSKYETDAIQRTEELEESKKKLAQRLQDAEECIEAVNAKCASLEKTKQRLHAEVEDLMIDVERANALASTLDKKQRNFDKVLAEWKQKYEESQAELEGSLKEARALSTEIFKMKNSYEEALDHLETLKRENKNLQQEITDLSECLGESGKTIHELEKGKKLAESEKAEIQTALEEAEATLEHEESKIMRVQLELTQVKNEIDRKLAEKDEEIEQIKRNSQRVMETMQSTLDAEIRSRNDAMRVKKKMEGDLNEMEVQLSHANRQAAEAQKQLRNVQGQLKDALLHLDEAIRGHDEMKEQVAMVERRNNLMLAEIEELRVALEQTDRSRKVAEQELIDASERVGLLHSQNTNLINTKRKLEADLVQVQGEVEDSVQEARNAEEKAKKAITDAAMMAEELKKEQDTSSHLERMKKNLEVTVKDLQHRLDEAENLALKGGKKQLQKLEARVRELESEVEAEQRRGAEAVKGVRKYERRVKELSYQTEEDKKNIARLQDLVDKLQLKVKSYKRQSEESEEQANTHLSRYRKVQHEMEEAQERADIAESQVNKLRTKSRELVRGKESEE